In a single window of the Porites lutea chromosome 14, jaPorLute2.1, whole genome shotgun sequence genome:
- the LOC140924823 gene encoding outer dynein arm-docking complex subunit 4-like produces MYDDDDEPEGPKSSFTTYLSEGNVHFNQGEYKKALDSYTQALELQPGYKVCLVQRSKCYLRLGDPDAALRDAEESLAEDKDYNKGLYQKAEALYSKGDFEYALLYYHRGYKLRQDQEEFKLGIQKAQEAIDNAIGSKAKVKLENKGDLSFFAKQDEGKKANKGYSKPTTQAARNQQQAVNRGKNVKSPVKSEKTIKKLLGELYADKKYLEELMSDQDFIHGNSTNNYYDLVQDGLNYLDTRIDFWRQQEPLYARKNKKLPPKKPAQQQKPADTTKYILRSLEEIDEALADGEPENSLKKAQSTLKTVQSLGAESVPNKAEVIGNLYSCIGNAYLEMDNYEEALKYHEKDLKAAKKREDKEAKSRALDNLGRLYAKQGEYTKAIDAWMEKLPFCKSVLESTWLYHEIGRCHLELKYYQDAKEFGQKSLAAAEQADDKVWQLNATVLVGQAEVKLGDLQAALQTFEKALELAKILEDEAAEKAISKTINDINDRIAQGVKSGDDKEETEGQEGTKEVTKDAEEETEPAEQTEEGVKDEPSGQKTEEIKESEPAEDNEKQDSEKQTEENVEEGRKDFQTSDDDAEKKE; encoded by the exons ATGTATGACGACGATGACGAGCCTGAAGGGCCAAAAAGTTCATTTACAACTTATCTTTCAGAAGGAAATGTTCATTTTAACCAGGGAGAGTACAAAAAAGCTCTTGATAGCTACACTCAg GCGCTAGAGTTACAGCCAGGATACAAGGTGTGCCTTGTTCAGCGATCAAAGTGCTACCTGCGGCTGGGTGATCCAGATGCAGCATTAAGAGATGCAGAGGAATCACTTGCAGAAGACAAAGACTATAACAAG GGCCTTTACCAGAAAGCAGAAGCCCTTTACTCAAAAGGTGACTTTGAGTATGCTCTCCTTTATTATCACCGTGGATACAAGTTGCGGCAAGATCAAGAGGAGTTTAAACTTGGAATCCAGAAGGCTCAAGAGGCTATAGACAATGCCATTGGAA GTAAGGCCAAAGTGAAACTGGAAAACAAAGGagatttgtcattttttgcaAAGCAAGATGAAGGA aaaaaggCAAATAAGGGATACAGCAAACCAACAACCCAGGCGGCAAGGAATCAGCAACAAGCTGTGAACAGAGGGAAGAATGTAAAAAGCCCTGTAAAGTCAGAAAAGACTATTAAAAAG CTTTTAGGGGAATTATATGCTGACAAGAAATATCTAGAGGAACTTATGAGTGATCAAG attttataCATGGCAACAgcacaaataattattatgatctTGTACAAGATGGCCTGAATTACTTGGACACAAGAATAGATTTTTGGAGGCAGCAAGAACCACTGTATGCTCGCAAAAATAAGAAATTACCTCCAAAGAAACCAGCGCAACAACAAAAACCTGCTGATACAACAAAATACATCTTAAGATCACTGGAAGAAATTGACGAGGCACTGGCGGATGGTGAGCCTgaaaacagtttgaaaaaagCGCAGTCTACCCTGAAAACAGTGCAATCATTAGGAGCAGAGAGTGTGCCAAATAAAGCTGAAGTTATTGGCAATTTATATTCGTGCATTGGAAATGCCTATCTTGAAATGGATAATTATGAAGAGGCCTTAAAATATCATGAAAAGGACCTCAAGGCTGCCAAGAAGCG GGAGGACAAAGAAGCCAAATCAAGAGCGCTTGATAACCTTGGAAGATTATATGCCAAACAAGGAGAGTACACTAAAGCTATTGATGCTTGGATGGAGAAGCTCCCATTCTGTAAATCAGTGCTTGAAAGCACCTGGCTTTACCATGAGATTGGCAGGTGTCATTTAGAGCTCAAGTACTACCAGGATGCCAAGGAGTTTGGCCAGAAGTCATTGGCTGCAGCAGAGCAAGCAGATGATAAGGTCTGGCAGCTAAATGCTACAGTCCTTGTGGGACAGGCTGAAG TAAAACTTGGTGATCTTCAAGCTGCTTTACAGACATTCGAGAAAGCCTTAGAACTGGCCAAAATCCTGGAAGATGAAGCGGCTGAGAAAGCCATTTCCAAGACCATAAATGATATCAATGATAGAATTGCTCAAG GTGTTAAATCTGGAGATgacaaagaagaaacagaaggGCAAGAAGGAACCAAAGAAGTTACCAAAGATGCAGAGGAAGAAACTGAACCTGCAGAACAAACAGAGGAAGGAGTCAAAGATGAACCAAGTGGGCAAAAAactgaagaaataaaagaaagtgAACCAGCTGAGGACAATGAGAAACAGGACAGTGAGAAACAAACAGAAGAAAATGTTGAGGAAGGTAGAAAAGACTTTCAAACCAGTGATGACGATGCTGAGAAGAAGGAATAA
- the LOC140924827 gene encoding alpha-1,3-mannosyl-glycoprotein 2-beta-N-acetylglucosaminyltransferase-like, whose translation MKVVFITKQGWLILLAACVFIIGNCLLLYRFLNKASIAENEKLRQLAERYFENDYVRGGRLSELAAAVRVLKKRPTKSRTRLNESETPLHDNDSTLPLDEKKERLVLIKDAQDRTKKSSIKFKVTANIEGTSKEKQSVTTVVSSSAANDFVAAIVVIACNRPTVKRCLDLLLKYRPSAKQFPIIVSQDCGHQETADVIASYKNQVTHIKQPDLSNVQGVPGNMLSMMGYYKISRHYKWALGQAFDHLSYDTVIIVEDDLDIAPDFYEYFTATKPLLDKDPSLWCISAWNDNGKEGMVQRNDALYRTDFFPGLGWMLRKSLWDELKPKWPLGFWDDWMREPAQRKNRACIRPEIPRTKTFGRVGVSRGQFFDQHLRFIKLNDQVHPFTKTDLSYLLKDNYDEKFVKRIHTLPLVTVDQLVKKNVFAPEVQVHYSSEQDFQFVGKQLGAMTDFKAGIPRMAYQGVVSIIFSGVTVHLVPSN comes from the exons ATGAAAGTTGTATTTATCACAAAGCAAGGATGGTTGATCCTCCTGGCAGCGTGTGTTTTTATCATTGGGAACTGCCTTCTACTCTATCGTTTCTTAAACAAGGCTTCTATTGCTGAGAATGAAAAATTGAGACAACTTGCTGAGAGATACTTTGAAAATGATTATGTTAGAGGAGGCAGGCTCAGTGAGTTGGCTGCAGCAGTTAGAGTATTAAAAAAGAGGCCTACAAAATCAAGAACGAGATTGAATGAATCCGAAACCCCTCTACATGATAATGATTCTACCTTACCTTTAgacgagaaaaaagaaagacttgTTTTGATCAAAGATGCTCAAGACAGAACCAAGAAGAGTTCAATCAAATTTAAAGTTACTGCGAACATCGAAGGAACATCGAAGGAAAAACAATCAGTCACGACTGTTGTATCAAGTTCGGCAGCAAACGATTTTGTCGCTGCAATAGTTGTCATAGCATGCAACAGGCCAACGGTGAAGCGTTGCCTAGATCTACTGTTGAAATATCGTCCATCTGCCAAGCAGTTTCCTATCATAGTAAGCCAAGATTGTGGACATCAAGAAACTGCTGATGTCATAGCATCATATAAAAATCAAGTTACACATATTAAACAGCCAGACCTTTCAAATGTCCAAGGTGTCCCTGGCAACATGTTGTCTATGATGGGGTACTACAAGATTAGCCGGCATTACAAGTGGGCCCTAGGTCAGGCTTTCGATCATCTGAGTTATGACACAGTCATCATAGTTGAAGATGATTTGGATATTG CACCAGACTTCTATGAATACTTTACTGCAACAAAACCCTTGCTGGACAAGGACCCTTCACTGTGGTGCATCTCAGCGTGGAATGACAATGGAAAAGAAGGGATGGTACAGAGAAATGACGCCCTTTACAGAACAGACTTCTTTCCCGGACTTGGATGGATGCTGAGGAAATCACTTTGGGATGAGCTTAAACCAAAATGGCCACTAGGTTTTTGGGATGATTGGATGAGAGAGCCAGCCCAGCGTAAAAACAGGGCGTGCATACGACCAGAAATCCCAAGGACAAAAACGTTTGGGAGAGTTGGAGTAAGCCGTGGACAGTTTTTTGATCAACATTTAAGATTTATTAAGCTGAATGACCAAGTGCATCCATTTACTAAAACAGACCTTTCTTATTTATTAAAAGACAATTACGATGAAAAGTTTGTCAAACGTATACACACGTTGCCTCTTGTTACTGTGGATCAGTTGGTTAAGAAGAACGTGTTTGCTCCCGAAGTGCAGGTTCACTACTCATCTGAGCAGGACTTTCAATTTGTAGGAAAACAACTTGGTGCAATGACAGACTTTAAAGCAGGCATACCAAGGATGGCATACCAAGGAGTAGTTTCAATAATATTTTCTGGTGTTACAGTTCACTTAGTACCATCCAATTAA